A section of the Paenibacillus aurantius genome encodes:
- a CDS encoding MerR family transcriptional regulator has product MYTIRQASSLTGITPVTIRAWEQRYGVVQPVRSPAGYRLFTNKDIEDLLWLKRCLEEEGISISQAARLLQQQRKQQRLAEPPAEAGKDEALDDLSERLYSALLEFQTERARSLTELAFTMLGFEKTLYRLLVPLLIRVGDDWEVGKATVAQEHFITQFITQKCLSFFPVFPVDPAMPSVLALCPSGEQHQVGLLLFALYLRQKGCEVIYLGPDTPADGLEAMLVERKADYVCLSLTNPQFLPGALRLVNSLVDLFPHLKIILGGEGFAGAPDRYRKWILPGDAEGWNRWAAEELG; this is encoded by the coding sequence GTGTATACGATCCGACAAGCATCATCCCTTACCGGCATCACGCCGGTCACGATAAGAGCGTGGGAGCAGCGGTACGGGGTGGTTCAGCCGGTCCGGAGTCCGGCGGGCTACCGGCTTTTTACGAATAAGGACATAGAGGATCTGCTCTGGCTCAAGCGCTGTCTGGAGGAGGAAGGAATCTCCATCTCCCAGGCCGCCCGCCTTCTCCAGCAGCAGCGCAAACAACAACGGCTCGCCGAGCCCCCGGCGGAAGCCGGGAAGGACGAGGCCTTGGACGACCTATCCGAACGTCTCTATTCGGCCCTGCTGGAGTTCCAGACGGAAAGAGCCCGTTCCCTTACCGAGCTCGCTTTTACCATGCTGGGGTTTGAGAAGACGCTGTACCGGCTGCTCGTTCCTCTTCTGATCCGGGTAGGGGACGATTGGGAGGTAGGAAAAGCGACTGTGGCCCAGGAGCATTTCATCACCCAGTTCATTACCCAGAAATGCCTGAGCTTCTTCCCGGTCTTCCCGGTCGATCCGGCCATGCCTTCCGTGCTCGCCCTGTGTCCGTCCGGAGAGCAGCATCAGGTGGGACTGCTTCTGTTCGCACTCTATTTGCGGCAGAAGGGCTGCGAGGTCATCTACCTCGGTCCCGATACGCCGGCGGACGGATTGGAGGCCATGCTCGTGGAGAGAAAGGCGGATTACGTCTGCCTGTCCCTCACCAATCCCCAGTTTCTCCCGGGAGCCCTAAGGCTTGTCAACTCTCTTGTGGACCTTTTTCCCCATCTGAAAATCATTTTGGGCGGCGAGGGATTCGCCGGGGCTCCCGACAGGTACCGGAAGTGGATTCTGCCGGGGGATGCCGAGGGCTGGAACCGATGGGCTGCCGAGGAACTCGGGTAG
- a CDS encoding glycosyl-4,4'-diaponeurosporenoate acyltransferase CrtO family protein: MRVLELPALGTLLLDIAAWLAIQLAAAYGCLKAPDRWFRETRWLRPWGLERGGRLYERGLAIKRWKGWLPDGGSWFKGGFSKKKLRSADSAYLSRFLLETRRAEVTHWLAMAPAPLFFLWNDRASGWILMGYALAANLPCIWVQRYNRIRLGRISSKTEREGSRCIRSDKHHPLPASRRSR, from the coding sequence ATGAGAGTGCTGGAGCTCCCCGCCCTGGGGACCCTCCTGCTGGATATCGCGGCATGGCTCGCCATCCAGCTGGCAGCGGCCTACGGCTGCTTGAAGGCCCCTGACCGCTGGTTCCGGGAAACGCGGTGGCTCCGGCCCTGGGGGCTGGAGCGCGGCGGCCGCCTGTATGAGCGCGGCCTGGCCATCAAGCGGTGGAAAGGCTGGCTGCCGGACGGAGGTTCCTGGTTCAAAGGAGGGTTCTCCAAGAAGAAGCTTCGCTCGGCCGACAGCGCCTACCTGAGCCGTTTTCTTCTCGAAACGCGGAGGGCCGAGGTGACGCATTGGCTTGCGATGGCGCCGGCTCCTCTTTTTTTTCTATGGAACGACCGGGCTTCGGGGTGGATCCTGATGGGCTATGCGCTCGCCGCCAATCTTCCCTGCATCTGGGTTCAGCGGTACAACCGGATCCGCCTAGGCAGAATCAGCAGCAAAACGGAAAGAGAGGGAAGCAGGTGTATACGATCCGACAAGCATCATCCCTTACCGGCATCACGCCGGTCACGATAA
- a CDS encoding glycosyltransferase, producing the protein MEWSWGVAAAGWLCGWVLLARQPVMEEARSAEGPAGEREGAAAARVTVIIPARNEEGRIGELLASLASQTDPPYEVLVADDDSEDRTADISTAAGARVIRSGPLPDGWLGKSWGCWNGARAAKGDLLLFLDADTTLASGGLAKLTARHRRLGGVLTVQPYHCMKRPDERLSAFFNLVVAASVLAPFGCGKAGGFGPVLFCRRDDYFRAGGHSSVIGRVLENYALAGVFRRMGIPVASILGEGAVSFRMYPEGWRELTAGWGKSFATGAASARPVVLAAVVLWLSGAATAAAALPAAAGQPAGLRAAALAVYLLYAIQVQPALKRAGQFGWGTALFYPVSLFVFFAVFARSAVQTFLGGRVSWKGRSVSTRRKGAGS; encoded by the coding sequence ATGGAGTGGTCATGGGGAGTGGCAGCAGCCGGCTGGCTGTGCGGCTGGGTTCTTCTTGCCCGGCAGCCGGTGATGGAGGAGGCCCGGTCGGCGGAGGGACCGGCTGGCGAGCGGGAAGGGGCCGCTGCGGCCCGCGTGACGGTTATCATTCCGGCGCGCAATGAAGAAGGCAGGATCGGGGAGCTGCTCGCTTCCCTTGCTTCTCAAACCGATCCTCCGTATGAGGTTCTCGTTGCGGATGATGATTCGGAAGACCGGACGGCGGACATTTCCACGGCGGCGGGCGCCCGGGTGATTCGCAGCGGTCCGCTTCCGGACGGATGGCTCGGCAAAAGCTGGGGCTGCTGGAACGGAGCGCGGGCGGCGAAGGGAGACTTGCTTCTCTTCCTGGACGCGGACACGACCCTAGCCTCCGGCGGGCTGGCGAAGCTTACGGCCCGGCACCGGCGGCTCGGCGGAGTGTTGACCGTGCAGCCGTACCACTGCATGAAGAGGCCGGACGAGCGGTTGTCCGCCTTCTTCAATCTGGTGGTGGCGGCTTCGGTTCTCGCCCCGTTCGGCTGCGGTAAGGCAGGGGGCTTCGGCCCGGTTCTCTTCTGCCGCCGGGACGATTATTTCCGCGCAGGCGGCCATTCCTCCGTTATCGGCCGGGTGCTGGAGAATTACGCTCTGGCGGGTGTGTTCCGGCGGATGGGGATCCCGGTCGCCTCTATTCTGGGGGAAGGCGCGGTATCCTTCCGCATGTATCCGGAGGGCTGGAGGGAGCTGACCGCCGGATGGGGCAAGAGCTTCGCCACGGGTGCAGCTTCGGCCCGGCCTGTTGTGCTGGCCGCCGTCGTGCTGTGGCTGTCGGGAGCGGCAACGGCGGCAGCGGCGCTGCCGGCGGCTGCAGGACAACCGGCCGGCCTTCGGGCAGCGGCGCTGGCGGTCTACCTGCTATATGCCATCCAGGTGCAGCCGGCGCTCAAACGGGCCGGTCAATTCGGCTGGGGGACAGCCCTCTTCTATCCCGTTTCCCTTTTTGTCTTCTTCGCCGTGTTTGCCCGCTCCGCCGTCCAGACCTTTCTTGGCGGCCGGGTGAGCTGGAAGGGCCGCTCCGTCAGCACGCGGAGGAAGGGGGCGGGCTCATGA
- a CDS encoding aldehyde dehydrogenase family protein, which translates to MTFPAFYQPEQPESNPAGPDHPEKAPYVRMMEAARNAQPDWRRLSFPERAAYVRRLRKLLIRDKEEWIGLLGEEGAKTPMDALFTDLVTAAQGLKHYEKKAARMLRPRRYRRLGFLSERARVLQEPVGTVLLVAPWNFPLQLALVPAAAALMAGCTVLLKPSERLPRLNAKLRELLAETGFPAGVVQLAEGAREAVEGLIDAGPDKVLFTGGTEAGRSVYRRAAGRLIPCELELGGKDAMIVCGDAHVKRAAQAAVWGAFLHAGQACLSVERVLVHESVFAEFTEEAVRLTNSLRYGDRGWRDVGPLATRDGWEKAMAQLDEAVRLGAVVQTKGWEEGVDSPLFPPTVLTGVTPGMKIMQEETFAPVLPVMTFREEREAVRLANAVPYGLSASVFTKDRKRALRLARELETGSCSINNVIVPVSDVRLPFGGMKGSGFGRIRGREGLLAFCRTKTITRERGLAKSAVNWFPYRETAFPYMKAWLSRWYG; encoded by the coding sequence ATGACCTTCCCCGCTTTTTATCAACCTGAACAGCCGGAAAGTAACCCTGCCGGGCCGGATCATCCGGAAAAAGCGCCGTACGTGCGGATGATGGAAGCGGCCCGAAACGCCCAGCCGGACTGGAGGAGGCTGTCCTTCCCGGAACGGGCGGCCTACGTGCGCCGGCTCCGCAAGCTCCTCATCCGTGATAAGGAGGAGTGGATCGGCCTGCTGGGCGAGGAGGGGGCCAAGACTCCGATGGACGCCCTCTTCACCGATCTGGTTACGGCGGCTCAAGGGTTGAAGCATTACGAGAAGAAAGCCGCCCGGATGCTGCGGCCCCGCCGTTACCGCAGGCTTGGCTTTCTGTCCGAGCGGGCCCGGGTGCTCCAGGAGCCGGTCGGCACCGTGCTCCTGGTGGCGCCGTGGAATTTCCCGCTTCAGCTGGCGCTTGTCCCGGCCGCGGCCGCCTTAATGGCGGGCTGCACGGTTCTGCTGAAGCCGTCGGAACGGCTTCCCCGGCTGAACGCCAAGCTCCGGGAACTGCTGGCTGAGACAGGATTCCCAGCCGGGGTCGTTCAGCTTGCAGAGGGCGCGAGGGAGGCCGTGGAAGGACTGATCGACGCCGGCCCGGACAAGGTGCTCTTCACCGGAGGGACCGAGGCGGGAAGAAGCGTCTATCGGCGGGCGGCGGGCCGGCTGATCCCCTGCGAGCTGGAGCTCGGCGGCAAGGACGCCATGATCGTCTGCGGGGATGCCCATGTGAAGCGGGCGGCACAGGCCGCGGTATGGGGAGCTTTCCTGCACGCGGGCCAAGCTTGCCTGAGCGTCGAACGGGTGCTCGTCCACGAGAGCGTCTTCGCCGAATTCACGGAGGAAGCCGTCCGGCTGACGAATTCGCTCCGTTATGGAGACCGGGGGTGGCGGGACGTCGGCCCCTTGGCCACCCGGGACGGTTGGGAGAAGGCGATGGCCCAGCTGGACGAAGCCGTCCGCCTCGGGGCGGTGGTTCAGACGAAAGGCTGGGAGGAAGGAGTCGATTCGCCCTTGTTCCCGCCGACGGTCCTGACAGGCGTGACTCCCGGAATGAAGATCATGCAGGAGGAGACGTTTGCTCCCGTGCTTCCGGTTATGACCTTCCGGGAGGAGAGGGAGGCGGTGCGTCTTGCCAATGCCGTCCCCTACGGCCTCTCGGCCAGCGTCTTCACGAAGGACCGGAAGAGGGCCCTCCGGCTGGCCCGGGAGCTGGAGACGGGAAGCTGCAGCATCAACAACGTCATTGTGCCGGTCAGCGACGTCCGGCTTCCCTTCGGGGGGATGAAAGGAAGCGGATTCGGTCGCATCCGCGGGCGGGAAGGGCTGCTTGCCTTCTGCCGGACGAAAACGATTACCCGGGAGCGCGGCTTGGCCAAGAGTGCCGTCAATTGGTTTCCTTACCGGGAAACCGCATTCCCCTATATGAAAGCCTGGTTGAGCCGATGGTACGGATAA
- a CDS encoding phytoene desaturase family protein, with product MGYEAVVVGGGLGGLSAAIRLAADGHRVTVLEKNERAGGKLNVRSGKGFTFDTGPSILTMPWVLEQLFESAGRRLEDYLTVVRVEPQWRTFFEDGVKLDLVGDFPSMLEEIKRVSPADASGFLSYLQYAQKMYDLTMKGFYRRSLSGLTDLRSRHTMPELISMDPLKSMHQSTAKYIKDPHLRQLFDFFIMYIGSSPYAAPAILSQLAYVQLGLGIYYVEGGMYRIAEAMLKLLGELGVTVKTSSPVEQVLADGRRATGVRLASGETVEADLVVCNLEAIPAHKSILKQQQGAAEAADKLSKYAPAVSGLVLLLGLDGKYDQLAHHNFFFSHSPEREFGDMFDKGIPTEDPTVYVGVSSKSDPTQAPEGKDNLFVLTHVPPLKDGETWEGHRERYRELVLDKLERNGLAGLRSRIEFEYVFTPDDLRELYGANGGSIYGVVTDRKLNGGFKVPSKSELLDNLYFVGGSTHPGGGVPMVTLSGQLTADLIREQWEAESGSAAVRKGG from the coding sequence ATGGGCTATGAGGCAGTTGTGGTTGGAGGAGGTCTGGGCGGCTTGTCCGCCGCCATCCGGTTAGCAGCGGATGGCCACCGGGTAACGGTGCTGGAGAAGAACGAAAGAGCGGGAGGAAAGCTTAACGTCCGGTCCGGAAAGGGATTTACGTTTGACACGGGGCCTTCGATTCTGACGATGCCGTGGGTGCTGGAGCAGCTGTTCGAAAGCGCCGGAAGAAGGCTCGAGGACTACCTGACCGTCGTCCGGGTCGAGCCTCAATGGAGAACGTTTTTCGAGGATGGGGTTAAGCTTGATCTGGTGGGGGATTTCCCTTCCATGCTGGAGGAGATCAAACGGGTTTCGCCCGCTGATGCTTCCGGCTTCCTTTCCTATTTGCAGTACGCCCAGAAGATGTATGATCTGACGATGAAAGGGTTCTACCGGCGCAGCTTGTCCGGCCTGACCGATTTGAGAAGCCGCCATACGATGCCGGAGCTTATCTCGATGGATCCGCTGAAATCGATGCACCAGAGCACGGCCAAATACATCAAGGACCCCCACCTGCGGCAGCTTTTCGACTTCTTCATCATGTATATCGGCTCCTCCCCTTACGCCGCTCCGGCCATTCTGTCCCAGCTGGCCTACGTGCAGCTCGGCCTAGGCATTTACTACGTGGAAGGCGGCATGTACCGCATTGCGGAAGCCATGCTGAAGCTTCTCGGGGAGCTTGGCGTGACCGTGAAGACCTCCTCTCCCGTTGAACAGGTCCTTGCGGACGGGAGGCGGGCGACCGGCGTCCGGCTTGCGTCGGGGGAGACCGTGGAAGCGGATCTCGTTGTGTGCAACCTCGAGGCGATCCCTGCGCACAAGTCTATTCTTAAGCAGCAGCAGGGAGCGGCTGAGGCGGCGGACAAGCTGAGCAAATACGCCCCTGCGGTATCGGGGCTCGTCCTGCTGCTCGGCCTGGACGGCAAGTACGACCAGCTGGCCCATCATAACTTTTTCTTCTCCCACAGCCCGGAAAGAGAATTCGGAGACATGTTCGACAAAGGCATCCCGACGGAGGATCCGACGGTGTACGTCGGGGTTTCTTCGAAGTCGGACCCTACCCAGGCTCCCGAGGGCAAGGACAATCTGTTCGTCCTGACTCATGTTCCTCCCCTGAAGGATGGGGAGACGTGGGAAGGCCACCGAGAACGGTACCGCGAGCTGGTGCTGGACAAGCTGGAGCGCAACGGACTGGCCGGCCTGCGCAGCCGAATTGAGTTCGAATACGTCTTCACTCCCGACGACCTCCGGGAGCTGTATGGGGCTAACGGCGGCTCCATTTATGGCGTGGTCACGGACCGCAAGCTGAACGGCGGCTTCAAGGTGCCGAGCAAGAGCGAGCTGCTCGACAACCTGTACTTCGTCGGCGGCTCCACCCATCCGGGCGGAGGGGTTCCGATGGTGACCCTCTCCGGGCAGCTGACGGCCGATCTGATCCGCGAACAGTGGGAAGCGGAATCCGGCTCCGCCGCCGTCCGCAAGGGCGGTTGA
- a CDS encoding Dabb family protein → MYEHLVVFRFNDLLTVEKEDELLGMLLGLKGEIPGIAELTAGRNVTEETDNRRGYAIGLRVTFESKVALQAYGPHPAHQRFVRALDGLLDNVVVVDYPIA, encoded by the coding sequence ATGTACGAGCATTTGGTGGTTTTCCGGTTTAATGATTTGCTCACGGTAGAGAAGGAGGACGAGCTGCTCGGAATGCTTCTCGGTCTAAAAGGCGAGATTCCCGGAATCGCGGAACTGACGGCGGGGCGAAATGTGACCGAGGAGACCGATAATCGTCGCGGTTATGCCATCGGGCTTCGGGTTACGTTCGAAAGCAAGGTGGCGCTGCAGGCGTACGGGCCCCACCCGGCTCACCAGCGTTTCGTCCGGGCGCTGGACGGCCTGCTCGATAATGTCGTCGTGGTGGACTACCCGATCGCTTAG
- a CDS encoding potassium/proton antiporter: MAVITNDFIIVLFASLLLFGVLATKFTARFNLPSLVFYIAVGMLIGHYFFYDNASLTQIFGIFALIVILFDGGLQTKWKDIRPVAGPALSLATVGVLLTAGIIGVAAKFLLGVGWLEALLFGSIVGSTDAAAVFAVLGNKNVKRSVSSTLEAESGTNDPMAVFLTVSLIELIHAPDTSLLVLALLFLWEMGAGLLLGLLFGKLAVWVINRINLESSGLYPILALSFAILCYGCSALLHASGLLAVYVAAVAIGNSEFVYRHAIVRFNEGFVWLMQILMFTLLGMLVFPEQLRGIIMEGVALSLILMFVARPVGVYISTLFTRFTGKEKLLLSWAGLRGAVPIVLATYPVMAQLNIGVKFFNVVFFVVFTSALIQGSTISWLAERLGLSSGKKPSAPHSLELVSTEETDMEMREVTVNAGSEAAEHPLHRLELPSGTVISAIVRNGEMVAPTGSSELMPGDMVYVLGPKENKEQVKGMFGHKEKEAVLTGGREELE, from the coding sequence GTGGCGGTCATAACAAACGATTTTATTATTGTGCTGTTTGCCTCATTGTTGTTGTTCGGGGTTCTGGCGACGAAATTTACCGCACGGTTCAACCTGCCTTCCCTTGTCTTCTACATAGCGGTCGGGATGCTCATCGGGCATTACTTCTTCTACGACAACGCCAGCCTGACCCAGATATTCGGGATCTTTGCGCTTATCGTCATCCTGTTTGACGGCGGATTGCAGACGAAATGGAAGGATATCCGGCCGGTGGCCGGGCCCGCTCTTTCCCTCGCCACGGTAGGGGTTCTCCTGACCGCGGGCATTATCGGCGTGGCGGCGAAATTCCTGCTCGGGGTCGGGTGGCTGGAGGCGCTTCTCTTCGGCTCCATAGTCGGGTCGACGGACGCCGCGGCCGTGTTCGCCGTTCTGGGAAACAAGAATGTCAAAAGAAGCGTCTCTAGCACGCTGGAAGCGGAATCGGGGACCAACGATCCCATGGCGGTGTTTCTAACGGTTTCGCTGATCGAGCTTATTCACGCTCCCGATACGAGCCTTCTCGTTCTGGCGCTGCTTTTTCTGTGGGAGATGGGAGCCGGGCTGTTGCTCGGGCTTTTGTTCGGCAAGCTGGCCGTGTGGGTTATCAACCGCATCAACCTGGAATCGTCAGGCCTCTACCCGATCCTCGCTCTTTCCTTCGCGATTCTCTGCTACGGATGCTCGGCCTTGCTTCATGCAAGCGGCCTGCTGGCCGTTTACGTCGCGGCGGTGGCCATCGGCAATTCCGAGTTTGTTTACCGGCACGCCATTGTCCGCTTTAACGAGGGCTTCGTCTGGCTGATGCAGATTCTCATGTTTACGCTGCTCGGGATGCTGGTGTTTCCCGAACAGCTGAGAGGAATCATCATGGAAGGAGTAGCCTTGTCCCTCATTCTGATGTTCGTCGCCCGTCCCGTCGGGGTCTACATAAGCACCCTCTTCACCCGGTTCACGGGAAAGGAGAAGCTTCTTCTCTCGTGGGCGGGGCTTAGAGGGGCCGTCCCCATCGTGCTCGCTACTTATCCGGTTATGGCGCAGCTTAACATCGGGGTCAAGTTCTTCAATGTCGTCTTCTTCGTCGTCTTTACCTCCGCCCTGATTCAAGGCTCCACCATTTCCTGGCTGGCGGAAAGGCTAGGCCTGTCGAGCGGGAAGAAACCGTCGGCCCCTCACAGCTTAGAGCTGGTCTCCACGGAGGAGACCGATATGGAGATGCGGGAGGTGACCGTGAATGCCGGTTCCGAAGCAGCCGAGCATCCCCTTCACCGGCTGGAGCTTCCTTCCGGCACGGTGATATCGGCGATCGTCCGGAACGGGGAAATGGTCGCTCCGACGGGCAGCTCCGAGCTGATGCCGGGGGACATGGTCTACGTTCTCGGTCCCAAAGAGAACAAGGAACAGGTTAAAGGGATGTTCGGGCATAAAGAGAAGGAGGCGGTGTTGACCGGGGGGCGGGAAGAGCTAGAATGA
- a CDS encoding DoxX family protein, translating into MNRKMEIGILLSRIILGLVFAVHGYLKFQGGLDKTAGFFSSLGLPGFMAYGVAVVELAGGLCLILGLGTRVIGALFAVIMLGAIFKVKLAKGFSGYELELALFGMAVSLVLTGSRYLALDSLLLPEREAAPKAA; encoded by the coding sequence ATGAACAGAAAAATGGAGATAGGGATTTTGCTATCCCGCATCATACTGGGCCTTGTTTTTGCCGTGCACGGGTATTTGAAATTTCAGGGGGGCCTGGATAAGACGGCCGGGTTCTTCAGCTCGCTCGGTCTTCCCGGCTTTATGGCTTATGGGGTTGCGGTCGTCGAATTGGCAGGAGGCCTCTGCCTGATTCTGGGACTCGGAACCCGCGTGATCGGCGCCCTGTTTGCCGTCATTATGCTGGGAGCCATCTTCAAGGTTAAGCTGGCCAAAGGGTTCTCCGGCTATGAGCTGGAGCTGGCTCTCTTCGGCATGGCCGTTTCGCTCGTGCTGACGGGCAGCCGTTACCTGGCTCTCGACAGTCTTCTTCTTCCGGAGCGCGAAGCCGCCCCCAAAGCGGCGTAA
- a CDS encoding M56 family metallopeptidase has translation MWSKRSRNLFLLGTLTAGMILLEMALYLTGDLLNREWKFNLFQFCQSVFQKLGWTVVGYVLDGLVVLTLAAVAGMLASEAIRSFRFRRRLKEIELEPLTSEINHRYGKIGAAVHVVESGEPLACTVGLWKPQIVLSTGLIRLLDSRELEAVLHHEHYHQKHGDPFKTFLLSLFASVFRYIPLLRWLELPYRTAREILADRYAMERMGSPEALGSALLKLLKRDKPSRLPLSYVSFAETSVNDRIRHILDPAKQLPLNLPVRAVLVSASTFLLIGSALLFML, from the coding sequence ATGTGGAGCAAACGATCCCGTAACCTGTTTCTGCTGGGTACGCTGACGGCCGGAATGATCTTACTGGAAATGGCTCTCTACCTGACGGGAGATCTGCTTAACCGGGAGTGGAAATTCAATCTTTTTCAGTTCTGCCAGAGTGTGTTCCAGAAGCTCGGCTGGACGGTGGTCGGCTATGTTCTGGACGGCCTTGTGGTGCTTACGTTAGCGGCGGTCGCCGGCATGCTTGCAAGCGAGGCGATCCGGTCCTTCCGGTTTCGCCGGCGGCTCAAGGAAATCGAGCTGGAACCGCTGACTTCTGAGATCAACCATCGGTACGGAAAGATCGGGGCTGCGGTACACGTGGTGGAAAGCGGGGAGCCGCTCGCCTGTACGGTCGGGCTGTGGAAGCCGCAGATCGTTCTTTCCACGGGCCTGATCCGCCTGCTGGACAGCCGGGAGCTGGAGGCGGTCCTGCATCATGAGCACTACCATCAGAAGCACGGGGATCCGTTTAAAACCTTCCTGCTTTCGCTGTTCGCCTCGGTGTTCCGCTACATTCCGCTTCTCCGGTGGCTCGAGCTCCCTTACCGGACGGCCAGGGAAATTTTGGCCGACCGGTACGCGATGGAACGAATGGGTTCTCCCGAAGCTTTAGGCAGTGCTCTCTTGAAGCTGCTCAAGCGGGACAAGCCATCCCGTCTCCCGCTGTCCTATGTGTCCTTCGCCGAAACCTCGGTCAACGACCGGATCCGGCATATTCTCGATCCGGCGAAACAGCTGCCGCTAAACCTTCCCGTTCGCGCGGTGCTCGTATCGGCATCCACGTTTCTGCTGATCGGTTCCGCCCTGTTGTTCATGCTTTAA
- a CDS encoding BlaI/MecI/CopY family transcriptional regulator — MKINSFKTNERGLNRFFGPLEARIMSILWNGPEMSIKDVQRGLEHDKSANFNTVMTVMNRLVDKGILSKRTAGRGALYRPVQTMDEFIENQSKELTQDLLEEFGLRAVNHMLDALEEADRDLLDKLERKIKELKKEG; from the coding sequence ATGAAGATCAACAGCTTCAAGACGAACGAGAGGGGGCTGAACCGGTTTTTCGGCCCGCTGGAGGCGCGCATCATGAGCATTCTGTGGAACGGGCCCGAGATGTCGATCAAGGATGTCCAGAGAGGCCTGGAGCATGACAAGAGCGCCAATTTCAATACGGTCATGACCGTCATGAACCGCCTGGTGGACAAGGGAATCCTCTCCAAGCGGACGGCGGGCCGGGGAGCCTTGTACCGTCCGGTCCAGACCATGGACGAATTCATTGAGAACCAGTCCAAGGAATTGACACAGGACCTGCTGGAGGAATTCGGGCTTCGTGCGGTCAACCACATGCTCGATGCTTTGGAGGAAGCCGACCGCGATCTCCTGGACAAGCTGGAGCGCAAAATCAAAGAACTCAAGAAGGAAGGCTGA
- the araA gene encoding L-arabinose isomerase, with protein sequence MLKIKNYRFWFVTGSQHLYGPETIEEVERHSREMTQGLDGDQALTFPLEFRTVLTTPEAIRSLCLEANADESCAGIITWMHTFSPAKMWIAGLSELRKPLLHLHTQYNRDIPWDSIDMDFMNTNQAAHGDREYGFIGARMGISRKVVVGYWEDPEVRSRIGGWMKTAVAYSEGRQLKVARFGDNMRQVAVTEGDKVEAQIQFGWSVNGYGVGDLAERVDAVTDAQLKELYEEYSELYELAPEAREEGAVRDAILYQGRLELGLRSFLEEGGFGAFTTTFEDLHGLQQLPGLAVQRLMAEGYGFGGEGDWKTAALVRIMKIMAGGIGTSFMEDYTYHMEPGNELVLGAHMLEVCPTIAADKPRIEVHPLGIGGKADPARMIFNGRSGAALNASVIDLGKRFRLLVNTVEAVPPQQEMPKLPVARVLWKPEPSLRDSAEAWILAGGAHHTGFSYEVTAEQLADWAEMTGIEFALIGKNTTPATFRQELRWSDIAWRLR encoded by the coding sequence ATGCTGAAAATAAAAAACTATCGGTTCTGGTTTGTGACCGGAAGCCAGCATTTGTACGGACCGGAGACGATCGAGGAAGTCGAACGCCATTCCCGGGAAATGACGCAAGGACTGGACGGGGATCAGGCGCTTACGTTTCCTCTCGAATTCCGAACGGTTCTGACCACCCCCGAAGCCATCCGCAGCCTCTGTCTGGAAGCCAACGCCGATGAGTCCTGTGCCGGGATTATTACCTGGATGCATACCTTCTCCCCGGCCAAAATGTGGATTGCCGGCCTCTCCGAGCTGCGCAAGCCCCTTCTGCATCTTCATACGCAGTATAACCGGGACATTCCTTGGGACAGCATCGACATGGATTTCATGAATACGAACCAGGCGGCTCACGGTGACCGGGAATACGGGTTTATAGGGGCGCGCATGGGAATCAGCCGCAAGGTTGTGGTCGGCTACTGGGAGGACCCGGAGGTCCGCTCCCGGATCGGAGGCTGGATGAAGACCGCCGTCGCCTATTCGGAAGGGCGTCAGCTTAAGGTGGCCCGCTTCGGGGACAACATGAGGCAAGTAGCCGTCACCGAAGGAGACAAGGTGGAGGCGCAAATCCAGTTTGGCTGGTCCGTCAACGGATACGGCGTAGGGGACCTGGCGGAACGCGTCGATGCCGTGACCGATGCCCAGCTGAAGGAGCTCTATGAGGAATACTCGGAGCTCTACGAGCTTGCTCCCGAGGCCAGGGAGGAAGGGGCGGTTCGCGACGCCATTCTCTACCAGGGCCGACTGGAGCTCGGGCTTAGGAGCTTTCTGGAAGAGGGAGGCTTCGGCGCCTTCACGACCACCTTCGAGGACCTGCACGGGCTCCAGCAGCTTCCGGGCCTCGCCGTTCAGCGCCTGATGGCGGAAGGCTATGGCTTCGGCGGCGAAGGCGACTGGAAGACGGCGGCTCTCGTCCGCATCATGAAGATCATGGCGGGTGGCATCGGCACCTCGTTCATGGAGGACTATACGTATCACATGGAGCCGGGCAACGAGCTTGTGCTCGGGGCCCATATGCTCGAGGTCTGCCCGACGATCGCCGCGGACAAGCCGCGGATCGAGGTTCATCCGCTCGGCATCGGCGGGAAGGCCGATCCGGCCCGCATGATCTTCAACGGCCGGTCCGGCGCGGCGCTCAATGCTTCCGTGATAGACCTGGGCAAGCGGTTCCGCCTGCTAGTGAACACGGTGGAGGCCGTTCCTCCGCAGCAGGAGATGCCGAAACTGCCCGTTGCCCGCGTGCTGTGGAAGCCCGAGCCGTCGCTCCGAGATTCCGCCGAGGCGTGGATTCTGGCGGGCGGAGCGCACCACACCGGCTTCTCCTACGAGGTAACGGCCGAGCAGCTGGCCGACTGGGCGGAGATGACGGGAATCGAGTTCGCGCTCATCGGCAAGAACACGACCCCGGCTACGTTCCGCCAGGAGCTGCGCTGGAGCGATATCGCCTGGCGTCTGCGCTAA